A single genomic interval of Coregonus clupeaformis isolate EN_2021a chromosome 36, ASM2061545v1, whole genome shotgun sequence harbors:
- the LOC121552808 gene encoding left-right determination factor 2, with protein MDLLRACVLCAAAFVTVSKAFTHNDMKDVLLQKLGLDDVPKIHKRDLENLVIPAHIKNKYLSMLKLHHDRRRRSLPSLAGILRGIRGNADISGEFVYSDTTRQRMVFDMDNRIPQNSEVTMAELKLYNKAPNKRSMPERRNHRPVNNARVSIYWVDMLENGSNRTSLVDSRLIPIHETGWKSFDVTQALHYWSKTQQKTPMHLEVWIEGERPGSYAAEIAKSVHFTTQDQADNTLGKPELVLYTLNLEEFGSRGDCENNPYKDKCCREKYFINFRALTWTQYWIIEPAGYQAFRCAGGCKQPKRNYGYGERKCTIAESAPLPMMYLVKKGDYTEIEVAEFPNMIVESCACTMDNISIV; from the exons ATGGATTTGCTCCGTGCTTGCGTTTTGTGCGCTGCTGCTTTCGTCACCGTCTCCAAGGCTTTTACGCACAACGACATGAAGGATGTCCTGCTTCAAAAACTTGGGCTGGATGATGTTCCGAAAATTCACAAAAGGGATTTGGAGAATCTTGTCATCCCGGCGCACATTAAGAATAAATATCTGTCAATGCTGAAGCTGCACCACGACAGGCGGCGCAGGTCTCTGCCAAGCTTGGCGGGGATCCTGAGGGGAATTCGAGGAAATGCAG ATATCTCTGGGGAGTTTGTGTACTCGGACACCACTCGGCAACGGATGGTCTTCGACATGGATAACCGCATCCCCCAAAACAGCGAGGTGACCATGGCAGAACTGAAACTGTACAATAAAGCCCCGAACAAGCGCTCCATGCCCGAGAGAAGGAACCACCGGCCGGTCAACAACGCCAGAGTCTCCATCTACTGGGTAGATATGCTGGAGAACGGCTCTAACAGAACCTCTCTGGTGGACTCACG GTTGATCCCTATCCATGAGACCGGCTGGAAAAGCTTTGATGTCACTCAGGCTTTGCACTATTGGTCAAAGACGCAGCAAAAAACACCTATGCACCTGGAGGTGTGGATAGAGGGCGAGAGACCTGGCAGCTACGCGGCAGAAATTGCCAAGAGTGTCCACTTTACCACCCAGGACCAGGCGGACAATACCTTGGGAAAACCTGAGCTGGTCCTCTACACACTCAACCTCGAAGAGTTTGG GTCTCGAGGCGACTGTGAAAACAACCCATATAAGGACAAGTGCTGCAGAGAGAAATACTTCATCAATTTCCGCGCGCTCACGTGGACCCAGTACTGGATCATCGAGCCAGCTGGGTACCAGGCCTTTAGATGCGCGGGGGGGTGCAAGCAGCCCAAGCGCAACTACGGCTACGGGGAGAGGAAGTGTACCATCGCAGAGAGCGCCCCGCTGCCCATGATGTACCTGGTCAAGAAGGGCGACTACACCGAGATAGAAGTGGCGGAGTTCCCCAACATGATCGTGGAGTCGTGTGCCTGTACAATGGACAACATCTCCATAGTTTGA